The genomic interval GGTTCGCATGATAATGCCCAAGCGTGAATAGTTGGGTGTACCAAGTGCGAGCGCCAGGGAGTGCTGTGACAAGGCATCAAGAAACCAGCGGTGATTCCAGACTCTGCGGTGGTTTCTCTTCCACTCAATTGTTGGAAATGAACTTCGTGCTGCCCACGGAGGTATGAGAGGACATCGAGAGGTCCGGACATGTGGAAGATAGTCGTGTATACCGCGATCACCAGATTAACGAGCACGAGGAAGATAAGGGTGAGTCTCTGAGGGGTGTATGCTCGCGAGGACTGTGAGCGTATGGCCGGTAAAAAGAATTGGACCAACGGCGGCGCAGCCAGGATGTGCAGCGATGGCAGCAGTGGGTAGATGAACCGCACTTCCTTGTGTgagatgagagaaagagcggCCGGCATCAGAACACACACTGCCGCCAGCTGGACACGTATTGTCGTCTGAAGATCGCGGGCCGGAGCGATGAAGGCGCGATAGAGCCCAACAATTGCAAAAGGCAGAGCTGTAGTGAGAAGGAGCGGATAGCCTTGCGAGATATAATAGTGCCAGTCATTTCGGCCGTAGAAGATGGCTAGAGACTGTGCAATGTTGAAGTAGAGGAACCGAAGCGGAGGAAAAGTCCAGACTCCGTAGAAAAGACGGTCCACCAATGTTGATACGACCACGAGTGCCGACCTAAGAAGCAATGTCTGTGAGATGAAGCCCTTCAAATGGAAAGATATCAACTAACCCGCAAGCAGCAACTTCACGAATCAGAATCTTGCGTTGGAGCCAAGAGGTCCGAAGCCAAGCGACGCTGGCCAGCGTGACCCAGATCAACACGTTGGTCGGACGGAGTATACATGCGAGAGCAGCTAATGACAGACATTGGCGCAAACTGTGCCCCAAAAAAAAACGTTAACAATGGTAGGATGATTTGATCATAGAGAGCGTTATACCTTCGAAGCAGACTCCGATCCTTTTCCGTGCCGATTTCTTGCCTCTCATTATCACGGCTACCACCGGTCCCTGTGCCCGACCACTGCCATGGCCACAAATCCAAGGCGACAATCGTGATTGTTGTTTCAAGAGAATTTGAAAGGGTCCGAGTGGAGCAGAACCATTGCCATGGATTGAGGACGGTGACAGCCAGCTGTTCCACTAATAATTAATATCCAAATTTCTTCCTATGCGCGATCGTATCACGTACCGTTGTCCAAGCTTCACGCGAGCCCGTCCCGTAAACTCGCCGAGCCAGTTTCCACGTGTAGAAATCACCGATTGCCGACACCACGGCCTGCGCTGTCTTGGGCGCGACAATCAGGAGCTCCGCGCGCGGTGCGGGGCCCAGCGCCAGGACAGACGCGAGCAGGTCTGCGGCCTTGTAGATGGCGGCGAAAAGGAGTGGATGGAGCGAGGATCGTAGCTGGTGTCGCCATTCCTGTTGACGCGACACAAATTAGAGGACTGCGCGCGCCGAGGTGTTGCGTTGCAGTGACGCGCTTACCCACGTTATCCAGGCCCCTTGGTCCTTGCCGAACGCGATCTGCCACGCAGGCTCGAGCGACTGGAAGAATTCATCTGGTTGGAAAAAGGTCCGGACGGCGAGTGCATTCAACAGGCGAAAggcgagcaggaagaggaagatgttggAGGCGTGGGAGGGCGGCGTGTAGCGCCTCGACGGCGGGGACGACATGCCTCTTGTTGACAGCAGCGACCACAGACGACCTACCGAATGCAGAATGACATCAATCGAAGATCACACACACTTTTCGTTCGCTGGACCGGCCGTGTCCCGGGCCGGGGTGCGAATAATAATAGGAAATTGTAGAGTAATGGGAAGGAGAGGAGTGGAGGAGGACAGGGTAAACCTGCACTTAAGGGAAGACGGGCAGGGTAAACCTGCGCTTAGGGGATGCCGGCGTGGTGGCCCCGAGAATAAATCCGTCCTTGGTTGCCATTCTTTGCGGtcaattcttcttcaattcttcttctctgcaaCCAATTCCGAGGTCTTGGATTTATCTCTTCTCTCGAGGATATAGTTACAGCTCCTGATCTCTGCGATCGAACTATCTCCATCCACCTTAACATCCTACCTATACCTCCCCGCAATCCACTGCGTCATGGCGTCCAACGGCACTTCCACCTTCGCCATCCACGCCGCGTCCACCGACGAGGCTATCCACGCTGAGCACAACTATGCCGCTCACAATTATCACCCGCTGCCCGTCGTCTTTGCCCGTGCGCAGGGCACCTCCGTCTGGGACCCCGAGGGCCGCCACTACCTGGACTTCCTCTCCGCCTACTCCGCAGTCAATCAGGGCCACTGTCACCCCAAGCTGATCGCGGCCCTGACCGAACAGGCCTCGCGCGTCACCTTGAGCTCGCGCGCGTTCTACAATGACGTCTTCCCCCGCTTCGCCGAGTTTATCACCAAGTTCTTCGGCTTCGACATGGTCATGCCCATGAACACGGGCGCcgaggccgtcgagaccGCCATCAAGATCGCCCGCAAGTGGGGGTACAAGGCCAAGGGCATCCCGGAGAACAAGGCCATCGTGCTGAGTGCCGAGAACAACTTCCACGGTCGCACGGTAAGCATGCGAGACGCCCGCCGCAGGGGATGGAGCTGATTGTTTCCTTGCCTATTTAGTtcgccgccatctccctGTCCTCCGATCCGGAGTCGCGCGAGAACTATGGTCCCTACCTGCCTGGCATCGGATGCAACATTCCGGGCACTGACAAGCCCATCACCTAC from Penicillium psychrofluorescens genome assembly, chromosome: 5 carries:
- a CDS encoding uncharacterized protein (ID:PFLUO_007842-T1.cds;~source:funannotate) → MSSPPSRRYTPPSHASNIFLFLLAFRLLNALAVRTFFQPDEFFQSLEPAWQIAFGKDQGAWITWEWRHQLRSSLHPLLFAAIYKAADLLASVLALGPAPRAELLIVAPKTAQAVVSAIGDFYTWKLARRVYGTGSREAWTTLAVTVLNPWQWFCSTRTLSNSLETTITIVALDLWPWQWSGTGTGGSRDNERQEIGTEKDRSLLRSLRQCLSLAALACILRPTNVLIWVTLASVAWLRTSWLQRKILIREVAACGSALVVVSTLVDRLFYGVWTFPPLRFLYFNIAQSLAIFYGRNDWHYYISQGYPLLLTTALPFAIVGLYRAFIAPARDLQTTIRVQLAAVCVLMPAALSLISHKEVRFIYPLLPSLHILAAPPLVQFFLPAIRSQSSRAYTPQRLTLIFLVLVNLVIAVYTTIFHMSGPLDVLSYLRGQHEVHFQQLSGRETTAESGITAGFLMPCHSTPWRSHLVHPTIHAWALSCEPPIDFNETQKAAYRDEADQFYDDPGQFLHQNMAGGLRYLPRRPSYGPGSRSLGNSQSQHEWPDYLIFFAQLESTLRPLLRGSSYAECWRTWNTHWHDDWRRQGDIVVWCLDSAEQDTWRAETHRRVQESRERQFDRIVEAFEKEARRQQERSWKALVSSSPSSTLASWRRSVQSRFSSPSSFRWPWRKQSRSAALWKKFHGFSRRADWIPSWPEWLGGKSKDKKSPFDRDLWS